Proteins encoded together in one Microcebus murinus isolate Inina chromosome 18, M.murinus_Inina_mat1.0, whole genome shotgun sequence window:
- the SMYD4 gene encoding protein-lysine N-methyltransferase SMYD4 isoform X2, with product MIVPLHSSQDTKPEDEIFLKRLSRGYLVGKDPGAPLFYREEGNKKFQEKDYAGAAVLYSKGVSHSKPNTEDISLCYANRSAALFHLGQYETCLKDIIKAQTHGYPERLQPKIMLRKAECLVTMGRLQEASQTISDLESNFTAKPALADSPFQSLQRNLHHLKMKIQEKKNLTETFPAALAKAFEDMDLREENEQISSASSSVTLCTDPLKGRYLIATKDILPGELLVKEAAFVSVLNPGEVQPLHQALDSKWSTRVTNGDLYCHQCLKHTLATVPCDGCSYAKYCSQECMQQAWELYHRIECSLGGLLLTLGVFCHIALRLTLLARFEDAGEIIRKLCDETSHKDIYLPESKNMVKTLNYGQGESEENGNIVQTPIPGCDVNGKYENNYYAVFNLLPHTENHSPEHKFLCALSVSALCRQLEAASLQALTTNLESSKLKAAVTPEFCSDLDIWGVAMLRHMLQLQCNAQAITTIQHIGSKENIITDSRQVRLATGIFPVVSLLNHSCSPNTSVSFISNVATIRASQQIGKGQEILHCYGPHESRMGVAERQQKLRSQYFFDCNCPACQTEAHRVAAGPRWEAFCCNSCRAPMQGDDVLSCGNRSCTESMSRDHLVSRLQNLQQQVDMAQKLLRNGKLEPAIRRLLGCRHDAESFLSAEHTMVGEIEDDLAQAYAALGDWQKSATHLQRSLQVVEVRHGPCSVEMGHELFKLAQIFFSGFAISEALNTIEKAEKVLLVHYGPWHDDIQELQKMKSCLLDLPPIPVGPSM from the exons atgattgtgccactacactcaaGCCAGGACACAaa ACCTGAggatgagatatttttaaaaagactttctaGAGGTTACTTGGTGGGAAAGGATCCTGGAGCTCCCCTTTTCTacagagaagaaggaaacaaaaaatttcaaGAGAAAGATTATGCAGGAGCTGCTGTGCTATATTCTAAG GGAGTATCACATTCAAAGCCTAACACTGAGGACATTTCATTGTGTTACGCTAATCGCTCTGCAGCCCTCTTCCACCTGGGTCAGTATGAG aCATGTCTTAAAGATATTATCAAAGCACAGACACATGGGTATCCAGAAAGATTACAACCCAAGATAATGCTGCGTAAGGCAGAATGTCTGGTGACCATGGGGAGACTACAGGAGGCAAGCCAGACCATCAGTGATCTAGAAAGTAACTTCACTGCCAAACCAGCCCTAGCAGATTCCCCCTTTCAGAGTCTACAGAGAAACCTCCATCATCTGAAAATGAAGATACAAGAAAAGAAGAATCTCACAGAAACCTTCCCAGCAGCTCTAGCTAAAGCCTTTGAGGACATGGACCTAAGGGAAGAGAATGAACAAATTTCCAGCGCATCATCATCTGTCACCTTATGCACCGACCCTTTAAAAGGCCGCTATCTGATTGCCACAAAAGATATTCTCCCAGGAGAACTCCTGGTAAAGGAAGCTGCTTTTGTGAGTGTCCTTAACCCCGGAGAAGTGCAACCACTGCATCAGGCCTTAGACAGCAAGTGGAGCACCAGAGTTACCAATGGGGACCTCTACTGTCACCAATGTTTGAAGCACACTTTGGCCACAGTTCCTTGTGATGGATGCAGCTATGCCAAGTATTGCAGCCAAGAGTGTATGCAGCAGGCCTGGGAGCTCTACCATAGGATAGAGTGTTCTCTAGGGGGACTGCTGCTCACACTGGGTGTCTTTTGCCACATTGCCCTGAGATTGACTCTTTTAGCTAGATTTGAGGATGCGGGCGAGATCATAAGGAAGCTCTGTGATGAGACTAGTCACAAGGACATCTATTTACCTGAAAGCAAGAATATGGTCAAGACACTTAATTATGGCCAGGGGGAGAGTGAGGAAAATGGCAATATAGTACAGACCCCAATTCCTGGATGTGATGTTAATGGGAAGTATGAAAACAATTATTATGCTGTCTTCAACCTTTTGCCCCATACTGAAAACCATAGCCCAGAGCACAAATTCCTCTGTGCTCTAAGTGTTTCTGCACTGTGCAGGCAGCTAGAAGCAGCCAGTTTACAGGCACTCACAACAAATCTGGAATCCTCTAAGCTGAAAGCAGCGGTGACTCCTGAGTTCTGTTCAGATTTGGATATTTGGGGAGTGGCCATGCTGCGACACATGTTACAGCTGCAATGTAATGCCCAGGCAATAACTACCATACAGCATATAG GATCTAAAGAGAACATCATAACTGACAGCAGGCAGGTGCGCCTTGCCACCGGCATCTTCCCTGTGGTCAGCCTCCTGAACCACTCCTGCAGCCCCAACACCAGCGTGTCCTTCATTAGCAATGTTGCCACCATTCGGGCATCACAGCAGATTGGAAAAGGGCAAGAGATTCTGCACTGTTATG GGCCTCATGAGAGCCGGATGGGTGTTGCCGAAAGGCAACAGAAACTGAGGTCTCAGTATTTCTTTGACTGCAACTGTCCAGCTTGtcaaactgaggcacacagagtgGCTGCAGGGCCCAGGTGGGAAGCATTCTGTTGTAATAGTTGCAGAGCACCCATGCAG GGCGATGACGTGCTGAGCTGTGGCAACAGATCTTGCACAGAATCCATGAGCAGGGACCACCTCGTTTCTCGGTTACAGAACCTTCAGCAGCAGGTTGACATGGCCCAGAAGCTTCTCAGAAATGGTAAACTAG AGCCAGCCATTCGGCGGTTGCTGGGGTGCCGGCATGATGCTGAGAGCTTCCTGTCGGCAGAACACACCATGGTAGGAGAAATTGAGGATGACCTGGCCCAGGCCTATGCTGCCCTAG gGGACTGGCAGAAGTCAGCTACCCATCTACAGAGGAGTCTCCAGGTGGTTGAGGTTCGCCACGGGCCATGCAGTGTTGAAATGGGCCATGAGCTCTTCAAACTGGCCCAGATCTTTTTCAGTGG GTTTGCAATATCCGAAGCTCTGAACACaatagaaaaggcagaaaaggtTCTCTTGGTGCACTATGGCCCTTGGCATGATGATATCCAGGAGCTCCAAAAGATGAAATCCTGCTTATTAGACTTGCCACCCATCCCTGTGGGACCTTCCATGTAG
- the SMYD4 gene encoding protein-lysine N-methyltransferase SMYD4 isoform X1, with amino-acid sequence MDLPVDEWKSYLLEKWSLLPISVRLAISTAKTLSDVFLLSSSLLQPEDEIFLKRLSRGYLVGKDPGAPLFYREEGNKKFQEKDYAGAAVLYSKGVSHSKPNTEDISLCYANRSAALFHLGQYETCLKDIIKAQTHGYPERLQPKIMLRKAECLVTMGRLQEASQTISDLESNFTAKPALADSPFQSLQRNLHHLKMKIQEKKNLTETFPAALAKAFEDMDLREENEQISSASSSVTLCTDPLKGRYLIATKDILPGELLVKEAAFVSVLNPGEVQPLHQALDSKWSTRVTNGDLYCHQCLKHTLATVPCDGCSYAKYCSQECMQQAWELYHRIECSLGGLLLTLGVFCHIALRLTLLARFEDAGEIIRKLCDETSHKDIYLPESKNMVKTLNYGQGESEENGNIVQTPIPGCDVNGKYENNYYAVFNLLPHTENHSPEHKFLCALSVSALCRQLEAASLQALTTNLESSKLKAAVTPEFCSDLDIWGVAMLRHMLQLQCNAQAITTIQHIGSKENIITDSRQVRLATGIFPVVSLLNHSCSPNTSVSFISNVATIRASQQIGKGQEILHCYGPHESRMGVAERQQKLRSQYFFDCNCPACQTEAHRVAAGPRWEAFCCNSCRAPMQGDDVLSCGNRSCTESMSRDHLVSRLQNLQQQVDMAQKLLRNGKLEPAIRRLLGCRHDAESFLSAEHTMVGEIEDDLAQAYAALGDWQKSATHLQRSLQVVEVRHGPCSVEMGHELFKLAQIFFSGFAISEALNTIEKAEKVLLVHYGPWHDDIQELQKMKSCLLDLPPIPVGPSM; translated from the exons ACCTGAggatgagatatttttaaaaagactttctaGAGGTTACTTGGTGGGAAAGGATCCTGGAGCTCCCCTTTTCTacagagaagaaggaaacaaaaaatttcaaGAGAAAGATTATGCAGGAGCTGCTGTGCTATATTCTAAG GGAGTATCACATTCAAAGCCTAACACTGAGGACATTTCATTGTGTTACGCTAATCGCTCTGCAGCCCTCTTCCACCTGGGTCAGTATGAG aCATGTCTTAAAGATATTATCAAAGCACAGACACATGGGTATCCAGAAAGATTACAACCCAAGATAATGCTGCGTAAGGCAGAATGTCTGGTGACCATGGGGAGACTACAGGAGGCAAGCCAGACCATCAGTGATCTAGAAAGTAACTTCACTGCCAAACCAGCCCTAGCAGATTCCCCCTTTCAGAGTCTACAGAGAAACCTCCATCATCTGAAAATGAAGATACAAGAAAAGAAGAATCTCACAGAAACCTTCCCAGCAGCTCTAGCTAAAGCCTTTGAGGACATGGACCTAAGGGAAGAGAATGAACAAATTTCCAGCGCATCATCATCTGTCACCTTATGCACCGACCCTTTAAAAGGCCGCTATCTGATTGCCACAAAAGATATTCTCCCAGGAGAACTCCTGGTAAAGGAAGCTGCTTTTGTGAGTGTCCTTAACCCCGGAGAAGTGCAACCACTGCATCAGGCCTTAGACAGCAAGTGGAGCACCAGAGTTACCAATGGGGACCTCTACTGTCACCAATGTTTGAAGCACACTTTGGCCACAGTTCCTTGTGATGGATGCAGCTATGCCAAGTATTGCAGCCAAGAGTGTATGCAGCAGGCCTGGGAGCTCTACCATAGGATAGAGTGTTCTCTAGGGGGACTGCTGCTCACACTGGGTGTCTTTTGCCACATTGCCCTGAGATTGACTCTTTTAGCTAGATTTGAGGATGCGGGCGAGATCATAAGGAAGCTCTGTGATGAGACTAGTCACAAGGACATCTATTTACCTGAAAGCAAGAATATGGTCAAGACACTTAATTATGGCCAGGGGGAGAGTGAGGAAAATGGCAATATAGTACAGACCCCAATTCCTGGATGTGATGTTAATGGGAAGTATGAAAACAATTATTATGCTGTCTTCAACCTTTTGCCCCATACTGAAAACCATAGCCCAGAGCACAAATTCCTCTGTGCTCTAAGTGTTTCTGCACTGTGCAGGCAGCTAGAAGCAGCCAGTTTACAGGCACTCACAACAAATCTGGAATCCTCTAAGCTGAAAGCAGCGGTGACTCCTGAGTTCTGTTCAGATTTGGATATTTGGGGAGTGGCCATGCTGCGACACATGTTACAGCTGCAATGTAATGCCCAGGCAATAACTACCATACAGCATATAG GATCTAAAGAGAACATCATAACTGACAGCAGGCAGGTGCGCCTTGCCACCGGCATCTTCCCTGTGGTCAGCCTCCTGAACCACTCCTGCAGCCCCAACACCAGCGTGTCCTTCATTAGCAATGTTGCCACCATTCGGGCATCACAGCAGATTGGAAAAGGGCAAGAGATTCTGCACTGTTATG GGCCTCATGAGAGCCGGATGGGTGTTGCCGAAAGGCAACAGAAACTGAGGTCTCAGTATTTCTTTGACTGCAACTGTCCAGCTTGtcaaactgaggcacacagagtgGCTGCAGGGCCCAGGTGGGAAGCATTCTGTTGTAATAGTTGCAGAGCACCCATGCAG GGCGATGACGTGCTGAGCTGTGGCAACAGATCTTGCACAGAATCCATGAGCAGGGACCACCTCGTTTCTCGGTTACAGAACCTTCAGCAGCAGGTTGACATGGCCCAGAAGCTTCTCAGAAATGGTAAACTAG AGCCAGCCATTCGGCGGTTGCTGGGGTGCCGGCATGATGCTGAGAGCTTCCTGTCGGCAGAACACACCATGGTAGGAGAAATTGAGGATGACCTGGCCCAGGCCTATGCTGCCCTAG gGGACTGGCAGAAGTCAGCTACCCATCTACAGAGGAGTCTCCAGGTGGTTGAGGTTCGCCACGGGCCATGCAGTGTTGAAATGGGCCATGAGCTCTTCAAACTGGCCCAGATCTTTTTCAGTGG GTTTGCAATATCCGAAGCTCTGAACACaatagaaaaggcagaaaaggtTCTCTTGGTGCACTATGGCCCTTGGCATGATGATATCCAGGAGCTCCAAAAGATGAAATCCTGCTTATTAGACTTGCCACCCATCCCTGTGGGACCTTCCATGTAG
- the SMYD4 gene encoding protein-lysine N-methyltransferase SMYD4 isoform X3 translates to MDLPVDEWKSYLLEKWSLLPISVRLAISTAKTLSDVFLLSSSLLQPEDEIFLKRLSRGYLVGKDPGAPLFYREEGNKKFQEKDYAGAAVLYSKGVSHSKPNTEDISLCYANRSAALFHLGQYETCLKDIIKAQTHGYPERLQPKIMLRKAECLVTMGRLQEASQTISDLESNFTAKPALADSPFQSLQRNLHHLKMKIQEKKNLTETFPAALAKAFEDMDLREENEQISSASSSVTLCTDPLKGRYLIATKDILPGELLVKEAAFVSVLNPGEVQPLHQALDSKWSTRVTNGDLYCHQCLKHTLATVPCDGCSYAKYCSQECMQQAWELYHRIECSLGGLLLTLGVFCHIALRLTLLARFEDAGEIIRKLCDETSHKDIYLPESKNMVKTLNYGQGESEENGNIVQTPIPGCDVNGKYENNYYAVFNLLPHTENHSPEHKFLCALSVSALCRQLEAASLQALTTNLESSKLKAAVTPEFCSDLDIWGVAMLRHMLQLQCNAQAITTIQHIGSKENIITDSRQVRLATGIFPVVSLLNHSCSPNTSVSFISNVATIRASQQIGKGQEILHCYEPAIRRLLGCRHDAESFLSAEHTMVGEIEDDLAQAYAALGDWQKSATHLQRSLQVVEVRHGPCSVEMGHELFKLAQIFFSGFAISEALNTIEKAEKVLLVHYGPWHDDIQELQKMKSCLLDLPPIPVGPSM, encoded by the exons ACCTGAggatgagatatttttaaaaagactttctaGAGGTTACTTGGTGGGAAAGGATCCTGGAGCTCCCCTTTTCTacagagaagaaggaaacaaaaaatttcaaGAGAAAGATTATGCAGGAGCTGCTGTGCTATATTCTAAG GGAGTATCACATTCAAAGCCTAACACTGAGGACATTTCATTGTGTTACGCTAATCGCTCTGCAGCCCTCTTCCACCTGGGTCAGTATGAG aCATGTCTTAAAGATATTATCAAAGCACAGACACATGGGTATCCAGAAAGATTACAACCCAAGATAATGCTGCGTAAGGCAGAATGTCTGGTGACCATGGGGAGACTACAGGAGGCAAGCCAGACCATCAGTGATCTAGAAAGTAACTTCACTGCCAAACCAGCCCTAGCAGATTCCCCCTTTCAGAGTCTACAGAGAAACCTCCATCATCTGAAAATGAAGATACAAGAAAAGAAGAATCTCACAGAAACCTTCCCAGCAGCTCTAGCTAAAGCCTTTGAGGACATGGACCTAAGGGAAGAGAATGAACAAATTTCCAGCGCATCATCATCTGTCACCTTATGCACCGACCCTTTAAAAGGCCGCTATCTGATTGCCACAAAAGATATTCTCCCAGGAGAACTCCTGGTAAAGGAAGCTGCTTTTGTGAGTGTCCTTAACCCCGGAGAAGTGCAACCACTGCATCAGGCCTTAGACAGCAAGTGGAGCACCAGAGTTACCAATGGGGACCTCTACTGTCACCAATGTTTGAAGCACACTTTGGCCACAGTTCCTTGTGATGGATGCAGCTATGCCAAGTATTGCAGCCAAGAGTGTATGCAGCAGGCCTGGGAGCTCTACCATAGGATAGAGTGTTCTCTAGGGGGACTGCTGCTCACACTGGGTGTCTTTTGCCACATTGCCCTGAGATTGACTCTTTTAGCTAGATTTGAGGATGCGGGCGAGATCATAAGGAAGCTCTGTGATGAGACTAGTCACAAGGACATCTATTTACCTGAAAGCAAGAATATGGTCAAGACACTTAATTATGGCCAGGGGGAGAGTGAGGAAAATGGCAATATAGTACAGACCCCAATTCCTGGATGTGATGTTAATGGGAAGTATGAAAACAATTATTATGCTGTCTTCAACCTTTTGCCCCATACTGAAAACCATAGCCCAGAGCACAAATTCCTCTGTGCTCTAAGTGTTTCTGCACTGTGCAGGCAGCTAGAAGCAGCCAGTTTACAGGCACTCACAACAAATCTGGAATCCTCTAAGCTGAAAGCAGCGGTGACTCCTGAGTTCTGTTCAGATTTGGATATTTGGGGAGTGGCCATGCTGCGACACATGTTACAGCTGCAATGTAATGCCCAGGCAATAACTACCATACAGCATATAG GATCTAAAGAGAACATCATAACTGACAGCAGGCAGGTGCGCCTTGCCACCGGCATCTTCCCTGTGGTCAGCCTCCTGAACCACTCCTGCAGCCCCAACACCAGCGTGTCCTTCATTAGCAATGTTGCCACCATTCGGGCATCACAGCAGATTGGAAAAGGGCAAGAGATTCTGCACTGTTATG AGCCAGCCATTCGGCGGTTGCTGGGGTGCCGGCATGATGCTGAGAGCTTCCTGTCGGCAGAACACACCATGGTAGGAGAAATTGAGGATGACCTGGCCCAGGCCTATGCTGCCCTAG gGGACTGGCAGAAGTCAGCTACCCATCTACAGAGGAGTCTCCAGGTGGTTGAGGTTCGCCACGGGCCATGCAGTGTTGAAATGGGCCATGAGCTCTTCAAACTGGCCCAGATCTTTTTCAGTGG GTTTGCAATATCCGAAGCTCTGAACACaatagaaaaggcagaaaaggtTCTCTTGGTGCACTATGGCCCTTGGCATGATGATATCCAGGAGCTCCAAAAGATGAAATCCTGCTTATTAGACTTGCCACCCATCCCTGTGGGACCTTCCATGTAG
- the SMYD4 gene encoding protein-lysine N-methyltransferase SMYD4 isoform X4: MLRKAECLVTMGRLQEASQTISDLESNFTAKPALADSPFQSLQRNLHHLKMKIQEKKNLTETFPAALAKAFEDMDLREENEQISSASSSVTLCTDPLKGRYLIATKDILPGELLVKEAAFVSVLNPGEVQPLHQALDSKWSTRVTNGDLYCHQCLKHTLATVPCDGCSYAKYCSQECMQQAWELYHRIECSLGGLLLTLGVFCHIALRLTLLARFEDAGEIIRKLCDETSHKDIYLPESKNMVKTLNYGQGESEENGNIVQTPIPGCDVNGKYENNYYAVFNLLPHTENHSPEHKFLCALSVSALCRQLEAASLQALTTNLESSKLKAAVTPEFCSDLDIWGVAMLRHMLQLQCNAQAITTIQHIGSKENIITDSRQVRLATGIFPVVSLLNHSCSPNTSVSFISNVATIRASQQIGKGQEILHCYGPHESRMGVAERQQKLRSQYFFDCNCPACQTEAHRVAAGPRWEAFCCNSCRAPMQGDDVLSCGNRSCTESMSRDHLVSRLQNLQQQVDMAQKLLRNGKLEPAIRRLLGCRHDAESFLSAEHTMVGEIEDDLAQAYAALGDWQKSATHLQRSLQVVEVRHGPCSVEMGHELFKLAQIFFSGFAISEALNTIEKAEKVLLVHYGPWHDDIQELQKMKSCLLDLPPIPVGPSM, from the exons ATGCTGCGTAAGGCAGAATGTCTGGTGACCATGGGGAGACTACAGGAGGCAAGCCAGACCATCAGTGATCTAGAAAGTAACTTCACTGCCAAACCAGCCCTAGCAGATTCCCCCTTTCAGAGTCTACAGAGAAACCTCCATCATCTGAAAATGAAGATACAAGAAAAGAAGAATCTCACAGAAACCTTCCCAGCAGCTCTAGCTAAAGCCTTTGAGGACATGGACCTAAGGGAAGAGAATGAACAAATTTCCAGCGCATCATCATCTGTCACCTTATGCACCGACCCTTTAAAAGGCCGCTATCTGATTGCCACAAAAGATATTCTCCCAGGAGAACTCCTGGTAAAGGAAGCTGCTTTTGTGAGTGTCCTTAACCCCGGAGAAGTGCAACCACTGCATCAGGCCTTAGACAGCAAGTGGAGCACCAGAGTTACCAATGGGGACCTCTACTGTCACCAATGTTTGAAGCACACTTTGGCCACAGTTCCTTGTGATGGATGCAGCTATGCCAAGTATTGCAGCCAAGAGTGTATGCAGCAGGCCTGGGAGCTCTACCATAGGATAGAGTGTTCTCTAGGGGGACTGCTGCTCACACTGGGTGTCTTTTGCCACATTGCCCTGAGATTGACTCTTTTAGCTAGATTTGAGGATGCGGGCGAGATCATAAGGAAGCTCTGTGATGAGACTAGTCACAAGGACATCTATTTACCTGAAAGCAAGAATATGGTCAAGACACTTAATTATGGCCAGGGGGAGAGTGAGGAAAATGGCAATATAGTACAGACCCCAATTCCTGGATGTGATGTTAATGGGAAGTATGAAAACAATTATTATGCTGTCTTCAACCTTTTGCCCCATACTGAAAACCATAGCCCAGAGCACAAATTCCTCTGTGCTCTAAGTGTTTCTGCACTGTGCAGGCAGCTAGAAGCAGCCAGTTTACAGGCACTCACAACAAATCTGGAATCCTCTAAGCTGAAAGCAGCGGTGACTCCTGAGTTCTGTTCAGATTTGGATATTTGGGGAGTGGCCATGCTGCGACACATGTTACAGCTGCAATGTAATGCCCAGGCAATAACTACCATACAGCATATAG GATCTAAAGAGAACATCATAACTGACAGCAGGCAGGTGCGCCTTGCCACCGGCATCTTCCCTGTGGTCAGCCTCCTGAACCACTCCTGCAGCCCCAACACCAGCGTGTCCTTCATTAGCAATGTTGCCACCATTCGGGCATCACAGCAGATTGGAAAAGGGCAAGAGATTCTGCACTGTTATG GGCCTCATGAGAGCCGGATGGGTGTTGCCGAAAGGCAACAGAAACTGAGGTCTCAGTATTTCTTTGACTGCAACTGTCCAGCTTGtcaaactgaggcacacagagtgGCTGCAGGGCCCAGGTGGGAAGCATTCTGTTGTAATAGTTGCAGAGCACCCATGCAG GGCGATGACGTGCTGAGCTGTGGCAACAGATCTTGCACAGAATCCATGAGCAGGGACCACCTCGTTTCTCGGTTACAGAACCTTCAGCAGCAGGTTGACATGGCCCAGAAGCTTCTCAGAAATGGTAAACTAG AGCCAGCCATTCGGCGGTTGCTGGGGTGCCGGCATGATGCTGAGAGCTTCCTGTCGGCAGAACACACCATGGTAGGAGAAATTGAGGATGACCTGGCCCAGGCCTATGCTGCCCTAG gGGACTGGCAGAAGTCAGCTACCCATCTACAGAGGAGTCTCCAGGTGGTTGAGGTTCGCCACGGGCCATGCAGTGTTGAAATGGGCCATGAGCTCTTCAAACTGGCCCAGATCTTTTTCAGTGG GTTTGCAATATCCGAAGCTCTGAACACaatagaaaaggcagaaaaggtTCTCTTGGTGCACTATGGCCCTTGGCATGATGATATCCAGGAGCTCCAAAAGATGAAATCCTGCTTATTAGACTTGCCACCCATCCCTGTGGGACCTTCCATGTAG